Proteins from a genomic interval of Sulfurospirillum oryzae:
- the flgC gene encoding flagellar basal body rod protein FlgC — protein MAYLSSFDISSYGLSAQRYRMEVISSNIANANTTRTSEGGPYQRKDVVFKAIDFNKTLNEKIASQNNLLEYENPLDDPFLQENANPAIMSVKVDKVVRDESEFKYKYDPTHPDANEEGYVAYPNVNPVIEMSNLVEATRAYQANVSAFQSAKSIAQSAIDILKG, from the coding sequence ATGGCATATTTAAGTAGTTTTGATATTAGCAGTTATGGACTCTCTGCTCAACGCTATCGTATGGAAGTCATTAGCTCCAATATTGCGAATGCTAATACAACCCGTACCAGTGAAGGTGGTCCTTATCAGCGTAAAGATGTTGTTTTCAAAGCAATAGATTTTAATAAAACACTTAACGAAAAAATTGCCAGTCAAAATAATCTGCTTGAGTATGAAAACCCGCTAGATGACCCATTCTTGCAAGAAAATGCCAATCCTGCTATAATGAGTGTCAAAGTGGATAAAGTGGTACGTGATGAGAGTGAATTTAAGTACAAATATGACCCAACTCATCCTGATGCAAATGAAGAGGGATACGTGGCATACCCCAATGTCAACCCTGTCATTGAGATGTCTAACCTTGTTGAGGCGACACGTGCCTATCAAGCAAACGTTTCAGCATTTCAAAGTGCAAAATCCATCGCACAAAGTGCAATAGATATTTTAAAAGGATAA
- the flgB gene encoding flagellar basal body rod protein FlgB — protein MGFEISKSNKLMVEGLNARAMRQDLVSSNIANIDTPFYKSRDIDFESTLIQKSKEIYGEHGNTSSKLEMAQTNASHLTGATGFDNSKATVYLRDGQMARNDGNTVDLDVESSELGKNAMMFNALSSALQKDSLIFKSVIEYSAKL, from the coding sequence ATGGGTTTTGAGATCAGTAAATCAAACAAATTGATGGTTGAAGGCTTAAATGCTAGAGCAATGCGTCAAGATCTCGTTTCCAGCAACATTGCAAACATCGACACCCCTTTTTATAAGTCAAGAGACATCGATTTTGAGAGTACTTTGATTCAAAAATCTAAAGAGATTTACGGTGAGCATGGTAATACATCTTCTAAACTTGAGATGGCGCAAACCAATGCTTCTCATCTTACAGGTGCAACAGGGTTTGATAACTCTAAAGCAACCGTTTATCTTCGTGATGGTCAAATGGCTCGAAATGATGGCAATACCGTTGATCTAGACGTAGAGAGCTCAGAGCTTGGCAAAAACGCCATGATGTTTAATGCTCTAAGTTCGGCATTGCAAAAAGATAGTCTTATTTTTAAAAGCGTTATTGAATATTCAGCGAAGTTGTAA
- the fliE gene encoding flagellar hook-basal body complex protein FliE, with translation MPSTIDTISSLTNKSNSTVAKTDTTNGSFSKILQESLDEVNDSQVKGDKAMADIATGEVKDLHQAAIAINKAETNMKMMLEIRNKALSAYKEIARTQI, from the coding sequence ATGCCAAGTACAATCGATACCATTTCATCATTAACCAATAAGTCCAATTCAACTGTTGCTAAAACTGATACTACTAATGGAAGTTTTTCAAAAATTTTACAAGAATCTCTTGATGAGGTCAATGACAGCCAAGTCAAAGGTGATAAAGCGATGGCTGATATTGCCACAGGTGAAGTGAAAGACTTGCATCAAGCGGCTATTGCCATTAACAAAGCAGAAACCAATATGAAAATGATGTTAGAGATCCGCAATAAAGCGCTCAGTGCTTACAAAGAGATTGCTAGGACACAGATCTAA
- a CDS encoding FtsW/RodA/SpoVE family cell cycle protein, which translates to METDKILFSLSTFAIFVGIVFSLSLPVFTTLFFDYSEYHFFVRQFAVGMISITIMWALSQVDPDKFLMHIGFTIFLSCLLLMGVMHYLPESLVTSAGGAKRWIRLPGFSLAPVEFFKIGFVYFLAWSFARKLNNNKKTLKEEMKLILPYLAVFVLVIYLIAVMQNDLGQVIVLALTLAVMAFFAGTSLQLFMLAILGSIFVFLVAIFSSSHRILRIKTWWATIQNMVLSLFPEKIAAVLRVDDAPEPYQISHSLNAIKHGGIFGEGIGNGMFKLGYLSEVHTDFALAGIAEEVGALGVTFLTLVIMTIIYRIFKIASRSTNKVYYLFSLGIGLLIVFSFLMNAYGITSITPIKGISVPFISYGGSSILALAVGIGMVLMISKKAKL; encoded by the coding sequence ATGGAAACAGATAAAATACTTTTTTCACTTAGCACCTTTGCCATCTTTGTCGGCATCGTTTTTTCATTGTCTTTGCCAGTGTTTACAACACTTTTCTTTGACTATTCAGAATATCATTTCTTTGTCCGACAATTTGCAGTAGGAATGATCAGTATAACCATTATGTGGGCACTTTCACAAGTTGATCCTGATAAATTTCTCATGCATATTGGTTTTACAATCTTTCTGAGTTGTCTTCTTTTAATGGGTGTTATGCACTATCTGCCAGAATCGCTTGTCACCTCTGCGGGTGGTGCGAAACGATGGATCAGACTACCGGGTTTTTCACTCGCTCCGGTAGAGTTTTTTAAAATTGGCTTTGTTTACTTTCTAGCATGGAGTTTTGCGCGAAAGCTGAACAACAATAAAAAAACCCTCAAAGAAGAGATGAAACTTATTTTGCCGTATCTGGCTGTTTTCGTTTTGGTTATCTACTTAATTGCCGTCATGCAAAATGACCTTGGACAAGTTATCGTCTTAGCCCTTACCCTTGCGGTGATGGCATTTTTTGCAGGAACAAGTTTGCAACTCTTTATGCTTGCAATTTTGGGCTCTATTTTTGTCTTTTTAGTCGCTATCTTTAGTTCATCTCACCGAATTTTACGTATTAAAACATGGTGGGCAACAATTCAAAATATGGTTCTTTCCCTTTTCCCTGAAAAAATTGCGGCTGTTTTAAGAGTCGATGATGCCCCAGAGCCTTATCAGATTTCGCACTCTCTTAATGCGATTAAACATGGCGGAATTTTTGGTGAAGGCATTGGAAACGGCATGTTCAAGCTAGGCTATCTTAGTGAAGTTCATACCGACTTTGCGCTTGCAGGCATTGCTGAAGAGGTAGGCGCACTTGGCGTTACATTTTTAACCTTAGTTATTATGACCATTATTTACCGTATTTTTAAAATCGCGAGTCGAAGTACCAATAAAGTTTATTATCTTTTCTCACTTGGCATTGGACTTTTAATTGTTTTTTCTTTTTTGATGAATGCTTATGGTATCACTTCCATTACGCCTATTAAAGGTATCTCTGTTCCTTTTATTAGTTATGGAGGTAGTTCTATTTTAGCCCTTGCTGTAGGTATTGGCATGGTGTTGATGATCAGTAAAAAGGCGAAATTATGA
- a CDS encoding peptidoglycan D,D-transpeptidase FtsI family protein: MEQSDAKKIKILFLFVVVLIGFIIFLGTLFYWATIDRRLPKLEHSEVNYALRGNIISADGFKIATSQKLYKAIIDTRNIDPKKFDLFVKLYSLYSGDDPKAVAATLNANVGTTVLSYRIDSKSAKYLQELSRKLYKLGVFKSYEDPKTGVAFLHGLSVLESGEYRLYPSSDSVTPIVGYVKKIEQKNITKSTGVKGIERFYEDRLSSVQDSLVVGARDISNAIILDGNSVSSRRFDGYDVHLSISLKMQKIIESLLDKQQKNLDAKEIIVAVINSETGEFVTLASSNRFNPDSIEKKDYSALNISAIEYIYEPGSVMKPITFALLFKANKLNPYDIVNVYGGSYKIGTKVIKDEHKADKLSVEDVVAYSSNVGTAQVAQKLDAVEFYQGLKDFGFSVRTGVDLPFENPGIIPALNRFNSPIYKATVGYGYGMNATFMQILKAYNVFNNNGRILTPHLVKKMVSPTGQEYFPEKIADPQIIPVAVAKRMQKILIKVVQQGTGTGTKMEGLEIGGKTGTAHIAEDGEYVRVYNSSFFGFVNDKKNKYTIGVLVREAKKRQAYFAAQSAVPVFKGIIEKLVDNGYLTPSSEIQPSYQ; the protein is encoded by the coding sequence ATGGAACAATCTGACGCCAAAAAAATTAAAATCCTTTTCCTCTTTGTTGTTGTTCTTATTGGATTTATTATCTTCCTTGGAACGCTTTTTTACTGGGCGACCATTGATAGAAGATTGCCCAAATTAGAACACAGTGAAGTCAATTATGCGCTTCGTGGAAACATCATTAGTGCTGATGGTTTCAAAATTGCTACGAGCCAAAAACTCTATAAAGCAATTATTGATACACGCAATATTGATCCTAAAAAATTTGATCTTTTTGTAAAGCTTTACTCTTTGTACAGTGGGGATGACCCTAAAGCTGTCGCTGCAACACTCAATGCCAATGTTGGCACGACAGTTCTTTCGTATCGCATTGACTCAAAAAGTGCAAAATACCTCCAAGAACTCTCCCGAAAACTTTATAAATTGGGTGTTTTTAAAAGTTATGAAGACCCAAAAACGGGCGTTGCTTTCTTGCACGGTTTAAGTGTCCTTGAAAGTGGTGAGTACAGACTTTACCCGTCTTCAGACTCCGTTACACCGATTGTTGGGTATGTTAAAAAGATTGAGCAAAAAAACATTACCAAATCAACAGGCGTTAAAGGTATTGAGCGATTTTATGAAGACCGCCTCTCTTCGGTTCAAGATTCGTTGGTTGTTGGTGCGCGTGATATTTCGAATGCGATTATTTTAGATGGCAATAGTGTCTCATCACGAAGATTTGATGGCTATGATGTTCATTTGAGTATTTCATTAAAGATGCAAAAAATTATTGAAAGCCTGCTGGATAAACAACAAAAAAATCTTGATGCAAAAGAGATTATTGTAGCGGTCATTAACAGTGAAACAGGCGAATTTGTGACACTGGCTTCAAGCAATCGTTTTAATCCTGATAGTATTGAGAAAAAGGATTATTCGGCACTCAATATCTCAGCGATTGAGTATATTTACGAACCAGGTTCTGTTATGAAGCCGATCACTTTTGCGCTACTTTTTAAAGCCAATAAACTTAATCCGTATGATATTGTCAATGTTTACGGAGGAAGCTATAAAATTGGAACGAAAGTCATTAAGGATGAGCATAAAGCGGATAAATTGAGTGTTGAAGATGTTGTTGCCTATTCGAGTAACGTCGGTACAGCACAAGTGGCGCAGAAGCTTGATGCGGTTGAGTTTTATCAAGGACTTAAAGACTTTGGCTTTTCGGTACGAACGGGAGTAGATTTACCTTTTGAAAATCCTGGCATTATTCCTGCTCTTAATAGATTTAATTCACCTATTTATAAAGCAACAGTGGGTTATGGCTATGGTATGAATGCAACATTTATGCAGATACTAAAGGCCTATAATGTTTTTAACAATAACGGTCGCATATTAACACCCCATTTGGTTAAGAAAATGGTTTCTCCTACGGGGCAGGAATATTTTCCAGAAAAAATAGCTGATCCTCAGATTATTCCAGTTGCTGTGGCTAAACGTATGCAGAAGATTTTAATCAAAGTTGTTCAACAAGGTACGGGTACAGGTACTAAAATGGAAGGCTTAGAGATTGGTGGAAAGACTGGAACGGCTCACATCGCAGAAGATGGCGAATACGTAAGAGTGTATAACAGCTCATTTTTTGGCTTTGTAAATGATAAGAAAAACAAATATACTATCGGTGTTTTGGTACGTGAAGCCAAGAAACGCCAAGCTTACTTTGCAGCGCAAAGTGCGGTTCCTGTCTTTAAAGGAATTATTGAAAAATTAGTCGATAACGGTTATCTTACGCCTTCATCTGAGATTCAACCAAGTTACCAATAG